A single region of the Thermotoga profunda AZM34c06 genome encodes:
- a CDS encoding LacI family DNA-binding transcriptional regulator: protein MITIKDVAKHAGVSIATISRVLNGSDRVSDETRKRVLKSIRELGYRPRYNYSANGSLLRTIGVLMPDLGGYHYSEILSGIEEFAYQNSFDVMVSLTRGFPDREKKHLNEYFNRKVDGLIICTLKSEDSALEKFLQSGVPVVLVDSDVNELRVDSVNIDNFSAAYHVMKYLYEKHHKKILYVPGPKNVYASIERERGIEKFVMSHSDVEVFISNIRGFQPETGYSVVKKYLKKHGKDFSAIFCVNDYTVLGVLTALCEEGLKVPDDVSVVGFDDAPHAPYLLPPLTTVSQPRWEMGRMATSILIDKLNNPKKNVVRNIILPAHIIERNSTKSMDQI from the coding sequence ATGATAACCATAAAAGATGTGGCAAAGCATGCAGGTGTATCAATTGCAACAATTTCTCGTGTGTTGAATGGTAGTGATAGAGTCTCCGATGAGACAAGAAAAAGGGTGTTGAAATCCATTAGAGAACTTGGTTACAGACCAAGATACAATTATTCAGCAAATGGTTCCTTACTTAGAACGATTGGCGTTTTGATGCCAGATCTTGGCGGCTATCATTACAGTGAGATACTGAGTGGTATAGAGGAATTTGCTTATCAGAATAGCTTTGATGTAATGGTCTCACTGACACGTGGTTTTCCAGATAGAGAGAAAAAACACTTAAATGAATATTTCAACAGAAAAGTCGATGGCTTGATAATCTGTACACTTAAAAGTGAAGATAGCGCTTTGGAGAAATTCTTGCAATCTGGAGTTCCTGTTGTATTAGTTGATTCAGATGTCAATGAATTGAGAGTAGATTCTGTGAATATTGATAACTTCAGTGCAGCTTATCATGTGATGAAATATCTATATGAAAAACACCACAAGAAAATTCTCTATGTACCAGGTCCGAAAAATGTTTATGCGTCAATTGAGAGGGAACGTGGTATAGAAAAATTTGTCATGTCCCATTCAGATGTTGAAGTCTTTATATCTAACATCAGAGGTTTTCAACCAGAGACAGGTTATTCGGTGGTCAAGAAATATTTGAAAAAACACGGGAAAGATTTTTCAGCAATATTTTGTGTCAATGATTACACAGTACTTGGTGTTTTGACCGCTCTTTGTGAAGAAGGTTTGAAAGTACCAGATGATGTATCGGTAGTTGGATTTGATGACGCACCACATGCACCATATTTATTGCCTCCTCTTACAACTGTTTCGCAACCAAGATGGGAGATGGGCAGAATGGCAACGAGTATACTCATCGACAAGTTGAATAATCCAAAGAAAAATGTCGTCAGAAATATAATTCTGCCGGCACACATAATTGAAAGAAATTCCACCAAGTCTATGGATCAAATTTGA
- a CDS encoding ABC transporter ATP-binding protein: protein MKLLSLIDLVKEFPLGILGREKITAVDHVSFDIYEGTIFALIGESGSGKTTIGKLILGLLRPTAGEIIFKGQNISESIKDRRDYYKEIQGIFQDPFASFNPIYKIDRVFYSVFTQFFPHMKTHERLEKIKEVLIAVGLNPEQILGKYPHQLSGGQLQRILISRVLLIKPKLLIADEIISMLDASTRIDVLNLLAKLRDEERMSVLFITHDLSLAYYISDYALIMYKGNIVEAGSTQKVFHNPQHPYTQMLLESVPEVSKRWDMHSRSFVDMTESITNGCKYYSRCSKREKQCESSRPSVVQLEQDHWVMCHRIEDTKLIEQGGKIDALDKIERR from the coding sequence TTGAAATTGTTGTCATTGATCGATTTAGTAAAAGAGTTTCCACTTGGAATTCTCGGCAGAGAAAAGATCACGGCAGTTGATCATGTCTCTTTTGATATCTATGAAGGAACAATATTTGCCTTGATAGGTGAAAGTGGTAGCGGTAAAACCACCATCGGTAAACTCATCCTTGGGCTTTTAAGACCTACAGCGGGTGAGATTATTTTCAAGGGTCAGAATATTTCAGAATCCATTAAGGATCGAAGAGATTATTATAAAGAGATCCAGGGTATCTTTCAGGATCCTTTTGCATCTTTCAATCCAATATACAAAATTGATAGGGTTTTTTATTCGGTTTTCACCCAATTTTTCCCGCACATGAAGACCCATGAAAGGTTGGAAAAAATCAAAGAAGTGTTAATAGCAGTTGGCTTAAATCCAGAACAAATCCTTGGTAAATATCCCCATCAACTCAGTGGCGGGCAACTTCAACGAATACTTATTTCAAGAGTGCTTCTGATAAAACCAAAATTATTGATCGCCGATGAAATTATAAGCATGCTGGATGCAAGTACCAGGATCGATGTTTTAAATCTTTTGGCCAAACTCCGCGATGAAGAGAGAATGTCTGTCTTGTTCATCACCCATGACTTGTCGTTAGCTTACTATATCAGCGACTATGCTCTCATCATGTACAAAGGGAATATTGTTGAAGCTGGTAGTACTCAAAAGGTCTTCCACAATCCACAACACCCATATACTCAGATGCTTTTGGAATCTGTGCCAGAGGTAAGTAAAAGATGGGATATGCACAGTAGATCTTTTGTGGATATGACAGAAAGCATTACCAATGGATGTAAATATTACTCGAGATGTTCAAAAAGAGAAAAACAATGTGAAAGTTCAAGACCTTCAGTCGTTCAATTGGAACAAGATCATTGGGTTATGTGTCATCGTATAGAAGATACCAAATTAATAGAACAAGGAGGCAAAATAGATGCTCTTGACAAAATTGAGAGAAGGTGA
- a CDS encoding dihydrodipicolinate synthase family protein, with protein sequence MLNRFKGVIPPMLTAFDETGNLDIKRTKNIAKFLKDKVDALFICGTYGSGPLMNQEEKERVIEEVSQEVNGKIPIIVMVGSASTKETVEIAKYAEKMGAAAVASVCPYYYAHSEENILGFFSELVGAVDIPVYVYNNPKTVGYPVTPKLLRKLYEIGVKGLKDSSFSSITFYEFIRELGKEDFDFIIGTEALVLDAFALGSKAVISGVANALPEPVVDLTKACQMNNLNEAARLQTLVLELRELLHISSAISVAHAILQIRGIDSGYPRKPFKPLSNEKMNELKTRLSALKLPL encoded by the coding sequence ATGTTGAACAGATTCAAGGGTGTAATTCCACCTATGTTAACTGCATTCGATGAAACTGGAAATCTTGATATCAAGCGCACGAAAAATATAGCAAAATTTCTCAAGGATAAAGTTGATGCATTGTTCATATGCGGCACCTATGGTAGCGGTCCGCTCATGAATCAAGAAGAAAAAGAAAGAGTAATCGAAGAGGTTTCACAAGAAGTCAACGGCAAGATTCCAATCATAGTCATGGTGGGAAGTGCAAGCACCAAAGAAACAGTAGAGATTGCCAAGTACGCCGAGAAAATGGGTGCAGCGGCTGTTGCGAGTGTCTGTCCATATTACTACGCACACTCCGAAGAAAATATCCTGGGTTTCTTTTCAGAACTTGTGGGTGCTGTTGATATACCAGTTTATGTTTACAATAATCCCAAGACAGTTGGTTATCCTGTTACTCCGAAACTATTGAGAAAATTATACGAGATTGGGGTCAAGGGTCTCAAAGACAGTAGCTTCTCATCTATAACCTTTTATGAATTCATAAGAGAGCTTGGAAAAGAAGATTTTGATTTCATAATAGGAACTGAAGCACTTGTACTTGATGCATTTGCTTTAGGTTCTAAGGCAGTAATTTCTGGTGTCGCAAATGCCTTACCAGAACCGGTTGTTGATCTGACTAAAGCATGTCAGATGAATAATTTGAACGAAGCTGCAAGGTTGCAAACTCTGGTACTGGAATTGAGAGAATTACTTCACATCTCATCAGCGATATCAGTTGCACACGCAATTCTCCAAATACGTGGAATAGATAGTGGTTATCCGAGAAAACCTTTCAAACCACTTAGCAATGAAAAGATGAATGAATTAAAAACCAGGCTTTCTGCTCTTAAATTACCTCTCTGA
- a CDS encoding ABC transporter ATP-binding protein: MDILSVKNLKLYYRTLYGLAKAVDDVSFTVKDNEILGIAGESGCGKTTLGLGLVLRKPPLIWSGGEALIENINLMRLDEKSMRKLRYEKISIIPQYAMDALNPTKRIEQIIEDLLKEHGQRLDQKWEMLLEKLSLVNLSKKVLKMYPIELSGGMRQRLVMVISTLLNPKVLIADEITSALDVSTQKAVVQTLYEMKEKRFMASLIFITHDLSLLYQIADRIMIMYAGKIAEISNTEEIINNPLHPYTKALIASLPKIGIRYGEAKLKGIHGYPPNLLNVGNACRFKERCPMAFSKCEEDPPVFKIDEKEVACWLYEEGGMD; the protein is encoded by the coding sequence ATGGATATTCTCTCTGTGAAAAATCTAAAACTTTATTATAGAACGCTTTATGGTTTGGCGAAAGCCGTAGATGATGTCTCTTTTACGGTGAAAGACAATGAAATATTAGGTATCGCTGGAGAATCAGGGTGTGGAAAGACCACGCTCGGTTTAGGGTTAGTGTTGCGCAAACCGCCATTGATATGGTCTGGTGGAGAAGCCCTCATAGAGAATATTAATTTGATGAGACTCGATGAAAAATCGATGAGAAAGTTGAGATATGAAAAGATCTCCATAATTCCTCAATATGCAATGGATGCATTGAATCCTACAAAGAGGATCGAACAGATAATCGAAGATCTACTCAAAGAACACGGACAAAGATTGGATCAGAAATGGGAAATGCTTTTAGAGAAATTATCGTTGGTGAATTTGAGTAAAAAAGTTCTAAAGATGTATCCAATAGAGCTTTCGGGTGGTATGCGCCAAAGACTGGTGATGGTTATATCGACTTTGTTGAACCCCAAAGTTCTAATAGCCGACGAGATAACATCGGCATTGGATGTGAGTACACAAAAAGCCGTAGTCCAAACTTTGTATGAGATGAAAGAAAAAAGATTCATGGCCTCTTTGATTTTCATCACTCACGATCTGTCCTTGCTTTATCAGATAGCCGATAGAATCATGATCATGTATGCAGGTAAGATTGCAGAGATAAGTAATACAGAAGAAATCATAAATAATCCTCTACATCCTTACACGAAGGCACTCATAGCTTCTTTACCAAAAATAGGTATCAGATACGGTGAAGCAAAGTTGAAGGGTATACACGGTTATCCTCCCAATCTTTTGAATGTAGGTAATGCCTGTAGATTTAAAGAAAGATGTCCAATGGCGTTTTCAAAATGCGAAGAAGATCCTCCTGTTTTCAAGATTGATGAAAAAGAGGTCGCCTGCTGGCTCTACGAAGAAGGTGGTATGGATTGA
- a CDS encoding glycoside hydrolase family 1 protein, with the protein MFPQDFLFGVAMSGFQFEMGKENSKDENTDWYIWTHDLQNQANGVVSRDLVEEGADYWNSYARVHELCSRIGMNVIRIGIEWSRIFPNPTHGIKDPSQIADMKVVEHYKQIIEDAKSRGLKVIVNLNHFTLPLWLHDPIRVSRFNDFSRSGWLDDRSVHEFTKFATFCAKSFDDVDAFTTMNEPNVVAKLGYFGRLSGFPPSLLNIDLYEKALDNQILAHNKAYETMKQFTNKPVGIIYATSWCEGDDARNDAMELENWYFLDRVIDRIDFLGVNYYTRAIVKRTPSVLSSSSGRIKINWSFVPGFGGSCQRNSKSLDGRPSTDNGWEIYPEGLGYVLRSCRDRYKKPLYVTENGVADDRDIYRPYSLLAHLKIVEDCLKENMDLRGYMHWSIIDNFEWPMGYSMRFGLVRVDFKQKLFTPRPSYYLFGQIINSRTTEPFLNLLKAWEERI; encoded by the coding sequence ATGTTTCCGCAAGATTTTCTTTTTGGTGTAGCGATGTCTGGATTTCAATTTGAAATGGGTAAGGAGAATTCCAAAGATGAAAACACAGATTGGTATATTTGGACTCATGACTTGCAAAACCAGGCTAATGGTGTTGTGAGTAGAGATCTTGTTGAGGAAGGTGCTGACTATTGGAATAGCTATGCTCGTGTGCATGAATTGTGCTCAAGAATAGGCATGAATGTTATAAGAATTGGTATCGAATGGTCGAGGATCTTTCCCAATCCAACTCATGGTATAAAAGATCCTTCACAAATTGCAGACATGAAGGTTGTAGAGCACTATAAGCAAATCATAGAAGATGCAAAATCAAGGGGTTTAAAAGTGATAGTGAATTTGAACCACTTCACATTACCTTTATGGTTACACGATCCAATCAGGGTTAGCAGGTTTAATGACTTCTCAAGATCTGGCTGGTTGGATGACCGTTCTGTACATGAATTTACGAAATTCGCTACTTTTTGTGCAAAATCTTTTGATGATGTGGATGCATTCACTACCATGAACGAGCCCAATGTGGTTGCAAAATTGGGTTACTTTGGCAGATTATCAGGCTTTCCCCCATCTCTTCTCAACATTGATCTATACGAAAAAGCCCTGGACAACCAGATACTTGCACACAATAAAGCCTATGAGACGATGAAACAGTTCACAAATAAGCCTGTGGGAATTATTTATGCAACAAGCTGGTGTGAAGGTGATGATGCGAGAAACGATGCGATGGAATTGGAAAATTGGTATTTTCTGGATAGAGTAATAGATCGAATTGATTTTCTTGGCGTTAATTACTACACAAGGGCGATTGTGAAAAGAACTCCAAGTGTATTGAGCTCATCTTCGGGAAGGATCAAGATAAATTGGTCTTTTGTTCCTGGCTTTGGAGGATCTTGCCAGAGAAACTCTAAATCGCTTGATGGTAGACCAAGTACTGACAATGGGTGGGAGATCTATCCAGAAGGTCTTGGATATGTCCTAAGATCATGTCGCGACAGATATAAAAAACCTCTTTATGTAACAGAGAATGGTGTAGCAGATGATCGAGATATCTACAGACCATACAGTTTACTGGCACACCTGAAGATAGTGGAAGATTGTTTAAAAGAAAATATGGATTTGAGGGGTTATATGCACTGGTCAATAATAGACAACTTTGAATGGCCAATGGGTTATTCGATGAGATTTGGTCTTGTGAGAGTCGATTTTAAACAAAAGCTCTTCACTCCAAGACCGAGTTATTATCTCTTTGGTCAAATTATAAATTCAAGAACTACTGAACCGTTCTTGAATTTGTTAAAGGCATGGGAGGAAAGAATCTGA
- a CDS encoding dihydrodipicolinate synthase family protein yields MTKDKLFGVIPPLLTLFDEDGNVDYQATCKLAKFLSNHVHGLFVCGTYGGGPLMTESERMKLVEELTSRLQNKVPMIVHVGTTNTPEAIRLAKHAEKCGAIAIASVPPYYYHYSNQQVLKHFTKIVDSVSIPVYVYNNPKTVGYGISPELLKNLETVGVKGVKDSSFDILVLEDYKRTCSKDFDVVLGTEAMFMIAHFLLDIQAFIPGLANAFPEIVRQFFDACMSNQTVQAKSMHDRILRLRKIAYQAGSSTTGVLALLRIRGFENGYPRLPFEPVSEELFAKMHKQISEVFDGSIPTMHT; encoded by the coding sequence ATGACAAAAGACAAGCTATTTGGGGTAATACCACCGTTGCTAACTCTTTTTGATGAAGATGGGAATGTAGACTATCAAGCTACCTGTAAATTGGCAAAATTTTTGAGCAATCATGTTCATGGTTTGTTTGTTTGTGGTACTTACGGTGGAGGTCCTTTGATGACAGAATCTGAGAGAATGAAATTGGTCGAAGAGCTTACATCAAGATTACAAAACAAAGTGCCTATGATAGTCCATGTTGGAACTACTAATACTCCCGAAGCGATAAGGCTCGCAAAACACGCTGAGAAATGTGGAGCTATAGCCATTGCATCTGTACCACCATACTATTATCATTATTCAAATCAACAAGTTCTCAAGCATTTCACAAAAATTGTAGATAGTGTTTCAATTCCCGTGTATGTCTACAACAACCCCAAAACTGTGGGTTATGGTATTTCGCCTGAACTTCTCAAGAATTTGGAGACTGTTGGAGTAAAGGGCGTAAAAGACAGTAGTTTTGACATACTGGTGCTTGAGGACTACAAACGTACGTGTTCAAAGGATTTTGATGTTGTTCTTGGCACTGAAGCGATGTTCATGATAGCCCATTTTCTATTGGATATCCAGGCTTTTATTCCTGGTTTAGCCAATGCCTTCCCAGAAATCGTAAGGCAGTTTTTTGATGCATGTATGTCTAACCAAACAGTTCAAGCAAAATCAATGCACGATAGGATATTGAGACTTAGAAAAATAGCATACCAAGCTGGTTCATCCACCACTGGAGTTCTTGCTTTACTTCGCATACGTGGTTTTGAAAATGGGTATCCTCGCTTGCCATTTGAACCTGTTTCAGAAGAACTTTTTGCAAAGATGCACAAGCAAATTTCTGAAGTATTTGATGGCAGTATACCAACAATGCACACATAG
- a CDS encoding glycoside hydrolase family 36 protein yields the protein MLLTKLREGEFSFQRKNFDINLKIQRISKGWKISGKVKGRPERLDLLALPVANKFLLNNWQSWGPCRVIFKDQFVPLQIDENWKYSASLFPELLKKKFVSDYFLASDQNVCGFLGSLKGHGFFTIEDEQVVAHLEYFNRTFDDFVELEPLVILEGADTSALLEEYGDMVKIYNNIILKNFNSVGWCSWYHYFLDLNWEEILKNAMKAKQFGLNVFQIDDGYEKDIGDWLQTKEGFPPLEEVAKTLKNMGFTVGIWLAPFSASETSNLFMEHPNWMVSDNKEPKVAYKNWNKKIYALDLTKNEVKQWLHEIFFKLRQIGFEYFKIDFLFAGAIPGRRENAVTPVEALRDGLKVIRKAIGDAFLLGCGSPLLAAAGFVDAMRIGPDTTPYWGDDIPDLAIPAAKWALRNTITRYFMHKRFWINDPDCLLLRNQKTALTLQERQLYAFTCGVLDNMVVLSDDLTLVDETAKEILQKTLLLSGGSPKVIDILNEQLKYTIISRKKVGDIKLHVDLINKYFFLEGFC from the coding sequence ATGCTCTTGACAAAATTGAGAGAAGGTGAGTTTTCTTTTCAGCGAAAGAATTTTGATATCAATTTGAAGATCCAGCGAATTTCAAAAGGTTGGAAGATATCTGGTAAGGTGAAAGGAAGACCTGAAAGATTAGATTTATTGGCACTTCCAGTTGCAAATAAATTTCTGTTGAACAACTGGCAATCATGGGGTCCATGCAGAGTGATTTTCAAGGATCAATTTGTACCATTGCAAATAGATGAAAATTGGAAATACAGTGCTTCATTGTTTCCAGAACTTCTCAAAAAGAAGTTTGTCAGCGATTATTTCTTAGCGAGTGACCAAAACGTTTGTGGTTTTCTCGGCTCATTGAAAGGGCATGGCTTTTTCACAATTGAAGATGAGCAGGTAGTTGCTCATTTAGAATACTTCAATCGTACCTTTGATGATTTTGTTGAACTTGAACCCCTTGTGATTCTCGAAGGCGCCGATACTTCTGCTTTACTTGAAGAATACGGTGATATGGTGAAGATCTATAACAATATAATCCTTAAGAACTTTAACAGCGTGGGCTGGTGCAGTTGGTATCATTATTTTCTTGATTTGAATTGGGAAGAGATTTTGAAAAATGCCATGAAAGCAAAACAGTTTGGATTAAATGTCTTTCAGATCGATGATGGGTACGAAAAAGATATAGGCGACTGGTTACAGACCAAAGAAGGCTTCCCGCCCTTGGAAGAAGTGGCCAAAACACTGAAGAATATGGGTTTCACCGTCGGTATATGGCTTGCTCCATTTAGTGCTTCGGAGACATCAAATTTGTTTATGGAACATCCAAATTGGATGGTGAGTGATAATAAAGAGCCAAAAGTAGCTTACAAGAATTGGAACAAAAAAATCTATGCACTCGATCTTACTAAGAATGAAGTGAAGCAATGGTTGCATGAGATATTTTTCAAGCTCAGGCAAATTGGTTTTGAATATTTCAAAATAGATTTTCTTTTCGCTGGTGCTATACCTGGTCGGAGAGAGAATGCAGTTACACCAGTTGAAGCTTTAAGAGATGGTTTAAAGGTTATAAGAAAAGCAATTGGGGATGCTTTCTTACTTGGTTGTGGGAGTCCTTTACTTGCGGCTGCTGGTTTTGTGGATGCCATGAGAATCGGACCAGATACGACACCATATTGGGGCGATGATATACCTGATTTAGCCATTCCCGCAGCAAAATGGGCTTTAAGAAATACTATTACAAGATATTTCATGCACAAGAGATTTTGGATAAATGACCCAGATTGTTTACTACTGAGAAATCAAAAAACAGCCCTCACTTTGCAGGAGAGGCAACTTTACGCTTTTACCTGCGGTGTACTGGATAACATGGTTGTACTCAGTGATGATCTCACTCTCGTCGATGAAACAGCCAAAGAAATCCTGCAAAAAACTCTGCTTTTGAGTGGTGGTAGTCCAAAGGTAATCGATATTCTCAATGAGCAACTGAAATACACTATTATTTCGAGAAAAAAAGTTGGTGATATAAAGCTGCATGTAGATTTAATCAACAAATATTTTTTCCTGGAAGGTTTTTGCTGA
- a CDS encoding ABC transporter permease: protein MSLKEFIYFFLRNKKVITALCILGFLTIISIFGPLLTPYSPIEFVGMPYQSPNKQHWLGTNTFGQDLFTQTVYGLRSSLLVGLLGGGLATVVGLIVGFMAGYKGGWFDEFLMMLTNILMVIPTLALLIIIAAYLPYRGVFIQSVIIGLTAWPWTARAVRAQTLSLKTREFVDLARITATKPLKIIFYEIMPNMMSYVFMVFILQFGGAILAATGLDFIGLGPTRGTSLGIMLQQATLWNAIQLGMWWWAITPGALITLIVATLYIMNTGLDEVFNPRLREM from the coding sequence ATGAGTTTAAAAGAGTTTATCTATTTCTTTCTTCGCAACAAGAAAGTCATAACAGCTTTGTGTATCCTTGGTTTTCTAACTATTATCTCGATCTTTGGCCCATTGCTAACACCATATAGTCCTATTGAATTTGTGGGCATGCCTTATCAATCACCCAATAAACAACACTGGCTTGGCACGAATACCTTTGGCCAAGATCTTTTTACACAGACTGTTTATGGTTTAAGGAGTTCACTTTTAGTAGGTCTTCTTGGTGGTGGTTTGGCGACAGTTGTTGGACTTATTGTGGGTTTTATGGCTGGTTACAAAGGTGGATGGTTTGATGAATTTTTGATGATGCTGACAAATATTTTAATGGTTATTCCAACTTTGGCATTACTCATAATCATAGCAGCATATCTTCCTTACAGAGGAGTTTTCATACAAAGCGTGATAATAGGATTAACTGCTTGGCCATGGACCGCACGAGCAGTTAGAGCACAAACATTGTCTCTAAAGACTCGCGAATTTGTTGATCTTGCCAGAATTACAGCTACAAAACCTTTGAAAATAATCTTTTATGAAATAATGCCTAATATGATGTCTTATGTTTTTATGGTTTTCATTCTCCAATTTGGTGGTGCGATACTTGCTGCGACTGGATTGGATTTCATAGGTCTTGGGCCAACAAGGGGTACTTCACTTGGTATTATGTTGCAACAGGCAACTTTGTGGAATGCGATCCAGCTTGGTATGTGGTGGTGGGCGATAACACCAGGAGCACTGATTACTCTCATTGTCGCAACTCTCTATATTATGAACACAGGATTAGATGAAGTTTTCAATCCAAGATTGAGGGAGATGTAG
- a CDS encoding redoxin domain-containing protein: MKIVKFNLVDQDNRKTKDTDLIGKYTVLYFFPKAGTTGCTKEAQDFSKAIEWFESRKTQIYGISKDSPEVLKNFKEKYQLKVNLLSDENCEFANSLNVQKDGKIVRSTFILDCWNRIRWSMFNVKVDGHVEKVEEQLEKIIQQDKALNELIELRRARRALSEDKISDEQLEVLLKAAHLAPSCSNKQPWRFIVVRSQDTLTKLHEALSGGNYWMKKAPVLIVVHSKKDMDCQLSDNRDYFLFDLGQAVAFLQIQATQMGLVAHPVAGFDPMIVKKILPIPQEHTVITILAIAYPTGDLSKLSEKHQVAELSERDRQPLENVVHVL, from the coding sequence ATGAAAATAGTGAAGTTCAATCTTGTTGATCAAGATAACAGAAAAACAAAGGACACTGATTTGATTGGAAAATATACCGTACTCTATTTCTTTCCGAAGGCTGGTACAACTGGTTGTACAAAAGAAGCACAAGACTTTTCAAAAGCAATTGAATGGTTTGAATCACGCAAAACACAGATCTACGGTATATCTAAGGATAGTCCAGAGGTTTTGAAAAACTTCAAAGAAAAATATCAACTGAAAGTGAATCTCTTGTCTGATGAAAATTGCGAATTTGCCAATTCTTTGAATGTACAAAAAGATGGTAAAATCGTGCGATCTACTTTCATTCTGGATTGTTGGAACAGAATAAGATGGAGTATGTTCAACGTCAAAGTTGATGGACATGTCGAAAAAGTGGAAGAGCAATTAGAGAAAATCATACAACAAGACAAAGCACTCAACGAACTAATAGAGTTAAGAAGAGCCAGAAGGGCATTGAGTGAAGATAAGATTTCAGATGAACAATTAGAAGTTCTCTTAAAAGCAGCACACCTTGCACCATCATGTTCGAACAAGCAACCATGGAGATTTATTGTAGTCAGATCACAGGACACCTTGACTAAACTTCATGAAGCACTTTCTGGTGGCAATTACTGGATGAAAAAGGCCCCTGTTCTAATCGTTGTTCATTCAAAAAAAGATATGGATTGCCAACTTTCAGATAATAGAGATTATTTCTTGTTCGACCTTGGACAGGCTGTGGCATTTTTGCAGATTCAAGCTACCCAAATGGGGTTGGTAGCACACCCCGTTGCTGGTTTTGATCCAATGATCGTCAAGAAAATTCTACCAATACCACAGGAGCACACAGTAATTACTATACTTGCTATTGCATATCCAACGGGAGATCTTTCAAAACTCTCCGAAAAACACCAAGTTGCAGAGTTATCGGAGCGAGATCGACAACCTCTGGAAAATGTAGTGCATGTTCTTTAA
- a CDS encoding FadR/GntR family transcriptional regulator yields the protein MFNKIEKVQTANEIVNQIISSISKGELQPGSLLPSERDLAQMFNVSRVVVREAISALSLLGIIQKKWGKGNFISENVNLSLIRNSVKHLIVVKEQEVIEVVEARMAVECELAALAAVRRTSTDLNRLKKALDDYLKSSRESPKRVELDLSFHMTIAEIARSRILEGLQKVLSEKYFSIMQIGTRLDDAMKSAEQEHTQIFEAIRNSDEAMAREVMRSHLVRLARRIVTHLKNIGDEKTLEDIHSERYTF from the coding sequence ATGTTCAATAAGATTGAAAAAGTCCAAACAGCGAATGAAATAGTAAATCAAATAATTTCGAGTATTTCTAAAGGTGAACTTCAACCAGGGTCACTATTACCTTCCGAGAGAGATCTTGCTCAAATGTTCAATGTAAGTAGGGTAGTTGTCCGCGAGGCAATATCTGCTTTATCGCTCCTTGGAATTATTCAAAAGAAGTGGGGTAAAGGTAATTTCATTTCTGAAAATGTCAATCTATCCTTGATTCGCAATTCTGTGAAACATCTAATAGTTGTCAAAGAACAAGAGGTCATAGAAGTTGTCGAAGCCCGAATGGCTGTAGAATGTGAATTAGCAGCGTTGGCAGCCGTAAGACGGACGTCTACAGATTTGAATCGCCTGAAAAAAGCTTTAGATGATTATTTAAAATCCAGCAGAGAGAGTCCTAAGCGTGTTGAGCTTGATCTTTCGTTTCACATGACTATTGCTGAGATTGCAAGGAGTAGGATTCTTGAAGGTTTACAGAAGGTGTTGAGTGAAAAATATTTCAGTATCATGCAAATAGGAACTCGTCTCGATGATGCCATGAAAAGTGCCGAACAGGAACACACACAGATTTTTGAGGCAATTAGAAATTCAGACGAGGCAATGGCTCGTGAAGTGATGAGGAGTCATCTGGTAAGACTTGCCAGAAGGATCGTTACTCACCTGAAAAACATAGGTGATGAAAAGACATTAGAAGATATACATTCTGAAAGATATACATTCTGA